One uncultured Flavobacterium sp. DNA segment encodes these proteins:
- a CDS encoding thiamine diphosphokinase, translated as MSSHHIVRDDQEPALIIANGAACNPELLGQLLEWSPLVVVLDSAIERVIELDIKVDVLLGDFDRGFDPEIYKTSQYPIEIVHTPDQNKTDLEKAFDYLIERKIPAVNVVWATGKRADHTITNLTNIVRYRDLLKIVILDDHSKIFLLPNKFEKWYTENTPISLIPIGVVNGIDSINLKYPLQNDTLTIGYRTGSSNSVAQDGLVTITHTDGDLLLMECMD; from the coding sequence ATGTCTTCACACCATATCGTACGCGACGACCAGGAACCAGCCTTAATTATAGCCAACGGAGCAGCATGTAATCCAGAATTATTAGGTCAATTATTAGAATGGTCGCCATTGGTAGTTGTACTCGATTCGGCCATTGAAAGAGTAATAGAATTAGACATAAAAGTCGATGTTCTTTTAGGAGATTTCGACCGTGGTTTTGATCCAGAAATTTACAAAACATCACAATATCCTATCGAAATTGTACATACACCGGATCAAAATAAAACCGATCTGGAAAAAGCCTTCGATTATTTAATAGAACGAAAAATTCCTGCTGTAAATGTAGTTTGGGCAACCGGAAAACGCGCAGATCATACCATTACAAATCTTACCAATATTGTACGTTATCGCGATTTACTAAAAATTGTGATACTCGACGATCATTCAAAGATCTTTTTACTACCCAATAAATTCGAAAAATGGTATACCGAAAACACACCAATTTCTTTGATTCCTATTGGTGTTGTAAATGGTATCGATTCAATCAATTTAAAATACCCATTGCAAAACGACACCCTGACAATTGGTTACAGAACCGGAAGCAGTAATTCTGTCGCACAAGACGGACTTGTTACCATCACCCACACAGACGGCGATTTATTGCTTATGGAATGCATGGATTAA
- a CDS encoding leucine-rich repeat domain-containing protein gives MKHHFGDFLDRTSDYWTTIPNRERFAFIADFEIANKDEVKILTISKTQDKVHWEQIFYCPNLEELTLHEPTKEQVQAIRKLTNIRRLRMTFFRATDIEFIGDLCNLEELILEYISGFSDLTPLKKLKKLKSVHFENLRRVTDFSGLAGIESLKYIYINGTLDWNQPVESFDFLNEIPNLEILNMGFGVKVVDQTYPIFKSLVKNKKIKKLRVGRAFCSLEDYAFIEVLFGSENIVYSDDTPVELFYEYKERIEFLGKGMRSISSQNSNEKCEKITQEYEKMKIKARDYLLSYCN, from the coding sequence ATGAAACATCATTTTGGAGATTTTTTAGATAGAACAAGTGACTACTGGACAACAATTCCAAATAGAGAAAGATTTGCGTTTATTGCAGATTTTGAAATTGCAAATAAAGACGAAGTAAAGATTCTTACTATAAGTAAAACCCAAGACAAAGTCCATTGGGAACAAATTTTTTATTGTCCAAATCTTGAAGAATTAACACTTCACGAGCCAACCAAAGAACAAGTCCAAGCAATTCGCAAGTTGACTAACATTAGGAGATTAAGAATGACTTTTTTTAGAGCTACTGACATTGAATTTATTGGAGACTTATGCAATTTAGAAGAACTAATCCTTGAATACATTTCAGGATTTTCAGATTTAACACCTTTAAAGAAATTGAAAAAACTAAAATCTGTTCACTTTGAAAATTTAAGAAGAGTGACGGACTTTAGTGGATTAGCCGGAATAGAAAGTCTAAAGTATATTTATATAAACGGAACTTTAGATTGGAATCAGCCAGTTGAAAGTTTTGACTTTTTAAATGAAATTCCTAATTTAGAAATTCTTAACATGGGATTTGGGGTTAAAGTAGTGGATCAAACATATCCAATTTTTAAATCACTAGTTAAGAATAAGAAAATCAAAAAATTAAGAGTCGGTAGAGCATTTTGCAGTTTAGAAGACTATGCGTTTATTGAAGTATTATTTGGAAGTGAAAATATTGTTTATTCCGATGATACCCCTGTTGAACTTTTCTATGAATATAAAGAACGAATTGAATTTTTAGGAAAAGGAATGAGAAGCATATCTTCACAAAATTCAAATGAAAAATGTGAAAAAATTACTCAAGAATACGAAAAAATGAAAATAAAAGCGAGGGATTATTTATTAAGCTACTGTAACTAA
- a CDS encoding RidA family protein, translating to MKSLLLTLISLSAFATKAQTFKNPASLFDPTPYGFSHASSVSTPGELVYISGQSGGLGKDHTLSNDFRKQTQTALQNIVTVLDSYNLKPENVMKITILVVDHSAEKLKIWEEEISKVWKNKPFPASTLIPVSKLAIDGMLIEVDATAFKATK from the coding sequence ATGAAAAGCTTACTTCTTACCTTAATTTCCCTTTCTGCATTTGCAACAAAAGCGCAAACTTTCAAAAATCCTGCATCATTATTCGACCCAACTCCTTATGGTTTTAGCCATGCCTCATCTGTTTCTACACCCGGCGAACTCGTTTATATTTCCGGACAAAGCGGCGGATTAGGAAAAGATCACACATTAAGCAACGACTTTAGAAAACAAACACAAACTGCTTTGCAAAATATTGTAACAGTTCTGGATAGTTACAATCTAAAACCAGAAAATGTTATGAAAATAACGATTCTAGTTGTTGATCATTCCGCAGAAAAATTAAAAATATGGGAGGAAGAAATTAGTAAAGTATGGAAAAACAAACCATTTCCGGCAAGTACATTAATTCCCGTTTCAAAACTAGCCATCGACGGAATGTTAATCGAAGTCGACGCAACAGCTTTCAAAGCAACAAAATAG
- a CDS encoding DUF4249 domain-containing protein, translating into MKKATLLIVFFISIFFTSCEEVVNVDLDTAPPKLVIEAAINWQKGTTGKEQTIKLTTTTGYFENTIPAVSSAIVYIENSHNEKFNFIEVKKTGRYVCINFKPVIDEQYRLTVISRGNRYNATETLKSVAPITRIEQNNEGGITGTDIELRAFYNDPGDADNYYLYKYLYSNKVTSTFYVDEDKFFQGNEFFSKSDDQDLKIGNTIEITHFGISKQYYNYMTILVSIAGSNVGGPFQTPPATVKGNIINVTNKDNYPLGYFSLCETDTKKYKIE; encoded by the coding sequence AGTTGCGAAGAAGTAGTTAATGTTGATCTGGATACTGCACCTCCAAAACTAGTAATCGAAGCAGCAATAAACTGGCAAAAAGGAACAACAGGAAAAGAACAAACAATAAAGTTGACAACAACAACGGGGTATTTTGAAAATACAATTCCAGCTGTTTCCAGCGCAATTGTTTATATAGAAAATAGTCATAACGAAAAATTCAACTTTATAGAAGTTAAAAAAACCGGCCGATATGTATGTATTAATTTCAAGCCCGTAATTGATGAACAATATAGGTTGACCGTAATTAGTAGAGGAAATAGATACAACGCAACTGAAACTTTAAAATCGGTAGCACCTATTACTAGAATAGAGCAAAATAACGAAGGCGGAATTACAGGAACAGATATTGAACTTAGAGCTTTTTATAATGACCCAGGTGATGCTGACAATTATTATCTTTATAAATACTTATATTCTAACAAAGTAACCTCTACTTTTTATGTTGATGAGGATAAGTTTTTTCAGGGAAATGAATTTTTCAGCAAATCAGATGACCAAGATTTAAAAATTGGGAACACCATTGAAATAACCCATTTCGGAATTTCAAAACAATACTATAATTATATGACTATCTTGGTCAGTATTGCAGGAAGTAATGTTGGCGGACCATTTCAAACTCCGCCTGCAACAGTAAAAGGAAACATTATCAATGTAACTAATAAAGATAACTATCCATTAGGGTACTTTTCGCTTTGTGAAACCGATACAAAAAAATATAAAATCGAATAA
- a CDS encoding alpha/beta hydrolase, with translation MSTPKIFFRLILFLLLASCASSKKAKFEDYVFKTKSEKQAYLSSYDKALKLWDIPYTEENIKTSFGTAHIIIAGPQNGKDIVLLHGMDASSTMWYPNIKTLAKNHHIYTIDFLMEPGKSTLTAKPLSTDKIIIWYNEIFAHYNLKKFDIVAASRGGWIATLLATQKTSSIDKIVLLSPAQTFKFIDKVRKTSSALMLKLFPSEKKFEKTLVTFSTHPEKISPIYKRQFYLANKYAKSNSSMLKMTPFSDDELKSISNPVLVLIGNHDVVNSEESLERAQKYLPNCKIQMVKDAGHFLSIDQSKIVNDAMIDFLK, from the coding sequence ATGAGTACGCCAAAAATATTTTTCAGACTTATATTGTTTCTTTTACTTGCAAGCTGCGCTTCATCTAAAAAAGCAAAATTTGAGGATTATGTTTTCAAGACAAAATCAGAGAAGCAAGCCTATTTAAGTTCCTACGACAAAGCTTTAAAACTTTGGGATATTCCTTATACTGAAGAGAATATAAAAACCAGCTTTGGAACAGCACACATTATAATTGCAGGTCCACAAAACGGCAAAGATATTGTTCTGCTCCACGGAATGGATGCCAGCTCAACAATGTGGTACCCCAATATTAAAACCTTAGCCAAAAACCATCACATTTATACCATCGATTTTTTGATGGAACCCGGCAAATCTACCTTAACAGCAAAACCACTTTCAACAGACAAAATAATAATTTGGTACAACGAAATCTTCGCACATTACAATTTAAAGAAATTTGATATTGTAGCTGCTTCTCGTGGTGGCTGGATTGCTACATTATTGGCTACTCAAAAAACAAGTTCAATTGATAAAATAGTTTTACTAAGCCCTGCTCAAACCTTTAAATTTATTGATAAAGTAAGAAAAACATCCTCTGCATTAATGCTAAAACTATTTCCGAGTGAAAAGAAATTCGAAAAAACACTGGTAACATTTTCTACTCATCCTGAAAAAATTAGTCCAATCTATAAAAGGCAATTTTATCTCGCTAACAAATATGCAAAATCAAATTCAAGCATGCTGAAAATGACACCTTTTTCAGATGATGAATTAAAATCAATTTCAAATCCGGTTTTGGTATTAATTGGTAATCATGACGTCGTCAATTCCGAAGAAAGCTTAGAACGCGCACAAAAATATTTACCAAATTGTAAAATACAAATGGTAAAAGATGCAGGACATTTTTTAAGTATAGATCAATCAAAAATTGTAAATGATGCCATGATTGATTTTTTAAAATAG
- a CDS encoding DUF1572 family protein produces the protein MLIETLKSLFDRDLNKLKLEIESYQNENQIWAIDKQISNSAGNLCLHLIGNINHFIGNQLGKTDYVRDRPSEFSLKNVPQSELITKIEDTILVVDKTLDMLSVKDLEEIYPLIVFEKEMTTSFFLVHLSTHLAYHLGQINYHRRLLD, from the coding sequence ATGCTAATCGAAACCTTAAAATCACTTTTTGATCGAGATCTTAACAAATTAAAACTCGAAATAGAATCATATCAAAATGAAAATCAAATTTGGGCAATTGACAAACAAATTTCCAATTCAGCCGGAAATCTTTGCTTACACCTCATTGGGAACATCAATCATTTTATTGGAAATCAACTTGGCAAAACAGACTATGTTCGAGATCGTCCCTCAGAGTTTTCCCTTAAAAATGTTCCACAATCTGAATTAATTACCAAAATAGAAGACACCATTTTGGTTGTGGATAAAACGCTTGACATGTTATCTGTTAAAGATTTAGAAGAAATTTATCCATTAATTGTTTTCGAAAAAGAAATGACAACAAGCTTTTTTCTAGTTCATCTTTCTACGCATTTAGCCTATCATTTAGGGCAAATCAATTACCATAGAAGATTGTTAGACTAA
- a CDS encoding GyrI-like domain-containing protein: protein MEAQIKTLTEKKLIGKYIDMSFIENKTFQLWNGFMPRRKEIKNTINSNLYSLEVFPVGHFDNFEPGNTFEKWAAVEVSNFDEIPSEMEILVIPNGLYATFIHKGPASEGHKTYHSIFVEWLPNSDYTIDERPHFAVMDEKYKKDDPNSEEEIWIPIKNKA, encoded by the coding sequence ATGGAAGCTCAAATCAAGACTTTGACCGAAAAAAAACTTATTGGCAAGTACATCGATATGTCGTTTATTGAGAATAAAACTTTCCAATTATGGAATGGTTTTATGCCAAGAAGAAAAGAAATTAAAAATACTATCAATTCGAATTTATATTCTCTTGAAGTTTTTCCCGTTGGACATTTTGACAATTTTGAACCAGGTAATACTTTCGAAAAATGGGCAGCGGTAGAAGTTTCTAATTTTGATGAAATTCCATCAGAAATGGAAATATTAGTAATTCCCAATGGATTATATGCCACTTTTATTCATAAAGGTCCCGCAAGCGAAGGGCACAAAACCTATCATTCTATTTTTGTAGAATGGCTTCCAAACTCTGATTACACAATTGACGAAAGACCGCATTTTGCCGTAATGGATGAAAAATATAAAAAAGACGATCCCAATTCTGAAGAAGAAATCTGGATTCCGATAAAAAATAAAGCTTAG
- a CDS encoding uroporphyrinogen decarboxylase translates to MADYIGYLASFFIVGGFLLKDLRTIRFINLFGCICFVLYGIFLKDYKDFSQWLLPVIIPNAILAIVQIYHLTVKDPKRL, encoded by the coding sequence ATGGCAGATTATATTGGTTACCTGGCATCATTTTTTATTGTAGGAGGTTTTCTGTTGAAAGATCTCAGAACAATACGCTTTATCAATCTCTTCGGATGTATTTGTTTTGTTCTTTACGGCATCTTTTTAAAAGACTATAAAGATTTTAGCCAATGGCTTTTACCCGTAATTATTCCAAATGCTATTTTAGCAATCGTACAAATCTATCATTTAACCGTAAAAGATCCTAAGAGATTGTAA
- the rlmF gene encoding 23S rRNA (adenine(1618)-N(6))-methyltransferase RlmF, giving the protein MKEIDNSEKNILHPRNLHRSRYDFELLIANCPELKSQVAINIHGIETIDFSNPISVKLLNKALLQTYYDIQNWDIPKNYLCPPIPGRADYIHYLADLLAETNNGVIPEGSSVLGLDIGTGANCIYPILGNAIYNWSFVGTDIDEKAIENCSKIIEANPKLIDAISLQQQTESRFIFKNIITPEDRFTFTMCNPPFHSSAEDANQSTVRKVSNLNPKEKKKLNPVLNFGGHNAELWCDGGEIGFVTQMIYESAKFAMQCLWFTTLVSKRENLSSIYKTLNKVNAASIKTIDMAQGQKTSRIVAWTFLSEEQQKKWTI; this is encoded by the coding sequence ATGAAAGAAATAGACAATTCCGAAAAAAACATATTACATCCTCGAAATCTCCATCGTTCCCGTTATGATTTTGAGCTTCTTATTGCGAATTGTCCTGAATTAAAATCGCAAGTCGCCATAAACATTCACGGAATTGAAACTATTGATTTCAGTAATCCAATTTCAGTAAAACTGCTCAACAAAGCATTATTACAAACCTACTACGATATTCAGAATTGGGATATTCCTAAAAATTACCTTTGCCCGCCAATTCCCGGAAGAGCCGATTATATACATTATCTAGCCGATTTATTAGCCGAAACCAACAACGGAGTTATTCCAGAAGGTTCATCAGTTTTAGGTTTAGATATTGGTACAGGCGCAAACTGTATTTATCCAATTTTAGGAAATGCCATTTACAATTGGAGTTTTGTAGGCACAGATATCGACGAAAAAGCAATCGAAAATTGCAGCAAAATTATCGAAGCCAATCCGAAATTGATTGACGCCATAAGTTTACAGCAACAAACCGAATCACGCTTTATTTTCAAAAACATCATCACGCCCGAAGATCGTTTTACTTTTACGATGTGTAATCCGCCGTTTCATTCTTCTGCCGAAGATGCAAATCAAAGTACAGTGCGCAAAGTTTCCAATTTAAATCCAAAAGAAAAGAAAAAACTAAATCCGGTTTTAAATTTTGGCGGTCACAATGCCGAGTTATGGTGCGATGGTGGCGAAATTGGTTTTGTAACCCAAATGATTTACGAAAGTGCAAAATTTGCCATGCAGTGTTTATGGTTCACGACATTAGTTTCAAAAAGAGAGAATTTGTCAAGCATCTACAAAACATTAAATAAAGTAAATGCAGCCTCAATCAAAACAATCGATATGGCACAAGGTCAAAAAACAAGCCGTATTGTAGCCTGGACTTTTTTAAGTGAAGAACAACAGAAAAAGTGGACCATTTAA